Proteins found in one Macaca nemestrina isolate mMacNem1 chromosome 4, mMacNem.hap1, whole genome shotgun sequence genomic segment:
- the LOC139362584 gene encoding beta-defensin 109-like, translating to MRLHLLLLILLLFSILLSPVRGGLGAAEGHCLNLSGVCRRDVCKVVEDQIGACRRRMKCGRAWWILMPIPTPLIMSDYQEPLKPKLK from the exons ATGAGACTCCATTTACTTCTTcttattctccttcttttttcaattcttttatccCCAG TGAGAGGTGGTTTGGGTGCTGCTGAAGGTCATTGTCTCAATTTGTCTGGTGTTTGCAGAAGAGATGTCTGCAAAGTAGTAGAAGATCAAATTGGTGCCTGCCGAAGAAGGATGAAGTGCGGTAGAGCATGGTGGATTTTAATGCCAATTCCAACACCACTTATCATGTCAGATTATCAAGAACCCCTTAAACCTAAGTTGAAATGA